The proteins below come from a single Bacteroidales bacterium WCE2004 genomic window:
- a CDS encoding preprotein translocase subunit YajC codes for MMNIVLQAAGAAAQPTGGGWSMILMLAAMFLVMYLFMIRPQRQQQKKLEEMRNSLKKGDKVITAGGIYGTVADIDGNTVLVKVDGEVKIRVDKSSINKDMTAEQPAQNDKK; via the coding sequence ATGATGAACATTGTTTTACAGGCAGCCGGCGCTGCCGCACAGCCCACTGGTGGCGGCTGGAGCATGATCCTGATGCTCGCCGCGATGTTCCTGGTGATGTACCTCTTCATGATCCGTCCCCAGCGCCAGCAGCAGAAGAAACTCGAAGAGATGCGCAACTCCCTCAAGAAGGGTGACAAGGTCATCACGGCCGGCGGCATCTACGGCACCGTGGCCGACATCGATGGCAATACCGTTCTCGTCAAGGTGGACGGCGAAGTCAAGATCCGTGTCGACAAGTCCTCCATCAACAAGGACATGACGGCCGAGCAGCCTGCCCAGAACGACAAGAAATAA
- a CDS encoding NusB antitermination factor, giving the protein MLNRRILRIKAFKVIYCYAENHGMTLKEAESLLDVSCESTRDLYLFLLALAGPLTEEARARIEAARAKFNPTEEELHPNLKFVENRIPALLAQDPDFTKLTGKKKLSWDQYDVLLRRLYERIRGRKYFQEYLNSGESSLEEDARLWCKIYERELEDSPELADILEDLSIHWNDDLGYTLGWCIKTMRSLGQGEPWKLPPLFQSELPGNEALESDRRFVVNLLRTAYANYDAFCAKVAELTPGWTRERLCTTDLSLIACGMAEAQMAPAVSPRIIINEYVEISKYYSTPESSGFVNGLLDKLINQHE; this is encoded by the coding sequence ATGCTCAACCGAAGAATTCTCCGTATCAAGGCCTTCAAGGTCATCTACTGCTACGCGGAAAACCACGGTATGACTCTCAAGGAAGCAGAATCCCTCCTGGATGTTTCGTGCGAGTCCACCCGGGACCTGTATCTGTTTCTGCTTGCCCTGGCGGGACCCCTCACGGAGGAAGCCCGCGCCCGCATCGAGGCGGCGCGCGCCAAGTTCAACCCCACCGAGGAGGAGCTCCACCCCAACCTCAAATTCGTCGAAAACCGGATTCCCGCGCTGCTGGCGCAGGACCCTGATTTTACCAAGCTGACGGGCAAGAAGAAGCTTTCCTGGGACCAGTACGATGTGTTGCTGCGCCGCCTGTATGAGCGGATCCGCGGCCGTAAATATTTCCAGGAATACCTCAACAGCGGCGAGAGCTCGCTGGAGGAGGACGCCCGCCTGTGGTGCAAGATCTACGAGCGCGAGCTCGAGGACAGCCCCGAGCTGGCCGACATCCTCGAGGACCTGTCCATCCACTGGAACGACGATCTCGGCTACACCCTGGGCTGGTGCATCAAGACGATGCGCTCGCTGGGCCAGGGCGAGCCCTGGAAGCTCCCGCCCCTTTTCCAGAGCGAGCTGCCCGGCAACGAGGCGCTCGAGAGCGACCGGCGTTTCGTCGTGAACCTCCTGCGTACCGCCTATGCCAATTACGACGCGTTCTGCGCGAAGGTCGCCGAGCTGACGCCCGGCTGGACCCGTGAACGCCTGTGCACCACGGACCTCAGCCTGATCGCCTGCGGCATGGCCGAGGCGCAGATGGCACCCGCCGTGTCTCCCCGCATCATCATCAACGAATACGTGGAGATTTCCAAGTACTATAGCACCCCGGAGAGCAGCGGCTTCGTCAACGGCCTGCTCGACAAACTGATTAACCAACACGAATAA